From the genome of Nicotiana tabacum cultivar K326 chromosome 17, ASM71507v2, whole genome shotgun sequence:
ACTCGAAAAGCTTTAGTCTTGTCCGGGGCCAAAGAGGCATTTGTGGTTTTCTTGCTGCAGCATGTGCGGCAAAAGAGAAACCCACAATTATAACAATTTTGCTTCTTTCTTGTAATTCCAAAAGACATGCTACATCCTTTACAAGCTGATTGATCAGTACTAGACGCGGATTTGTGCAAACATATTGCTGCTGTAGAACTTGATCCACAAGCAATATGTTCCACCTGCCTTTCTCTCAGTGCCTCAACTAACGTTGGCCAACTTCTATCTTTTGTATCACCTAGTCCTAACTGTCCATTTGCACCTTTACCCCATGTGTAAACACTTCCCCTTGATGTTAGCACAGCAACATGATATGATCCGGAGGATATCTCTGTAACAAATTCCTCTCTAAGTTTTCCTTGCACAAGCACTAATGATTTGTCTTTGGCTTCTGGATTGCCCAGTTGCCCGTGCACTGCACTACCCATGGTATAAACTTTTCCCGTGCTAGATAGTGCAATAGTTAGGGTGCTCGCACAGGAAACTTGAATAAAATCATGATCAACAAGTTTCGCCACACAGGTTGGTAAAAGCTTTCTCTCCTCACCAGGATGACCAAGCCTTCCTTTATCCCCATCACCCCATGTAAACAGCTTCCCACCTGGATTATTGAATTTAAGACGATCAACAATGATTTCCACTACTGCAGCTGTATGCCATGGACCACATGCAACATTTTTGACCCACAAACCTCTAAGCAACTCAACTTCTTTGGGCTGAGCAACACTTTGGAGATTACCATGACCAAGAACCCCAAAAGTTCCTTCTCCGTAAGTAAACAATTGTCCAGATGTTGATACAATTGCTGTGTGCCATTCCCCACAAGCAACATAAGATATTTTCACACCATCCAAGGAACCACATATTCTGTTAGGTAGCCAATggcttctcttctttttttcaccTACTAACTCAGCACCAAAAGAGTTGTCACCCCATGTGTACAGTTCACCAGAAAAGGTCAGGGCACATGTTTGGTATTCCCCACAAGTGACAGATTTTACGCGAACCCCATTAAGGGAGTCCACCAGTTTCGGCCTTGCGGTGTCCATGTCGAGTTTATGTCCAAGCCTTCCATTCTTTCCTTCACCCCAGCAAAAAACTTCACCCTGTTTGGTGACTAAGGAAGCATGGCTCCTACCAATGGATAATGCCTGTACATCGAGCATCACAGTAGACTCAAGAAGTTTGGGTGACAAAGCATCCAATTTCACTTCCCCATCCCCGAAGCACCCTCCGTCTGCTCCTTCTCCCCAGATAAAAACATCCCTCAATACATTCCTCCCAAATGGTCTTGACTCATGAGTGGACGGAATAAATGGAGCTAGTATATCAGTTTGGTTTTCAGTCCCAGCACAAGATGCTCTCTTCTGGGTTAAGTTATCTGATTCAAAATATGACGAACATGTAACATTCTCAATTACATTATGCACACTCGATAGACTTGATTCCGAGAAAAAGCTGTCGGAAGAACATGATAAGCCATCAGTAAAACACCTTTCTGAAAATGAGTGAGTGGGACTCCCCGCTAAGCTGCGAACCTTGATCAAATAAGTATACATCATTTTTAGAGTGATGGGAAATTAAGAATATCTTCTTTTTTGTCTTCTATCAGATAGGAAATAATGTATTTATTACATTTATTACAATACATAGCCATAAAAGAACAGAATAATATAAGGAAGAAAGATAATTCTTGAGAATTAAAAGATGGAAATGCAAGTTTCTTTTTCAGATTGCTGAACTCGCCAAAGAAAAGTAACTGATGTCAAAGTACAGGTGCCCTAACTGAAAACAACTCTGAACACAACATCGAATATGACATAGAACCACATTATGGAGAAGTACTAATGATTAAAGATCTTATAAGGAATATGAAAGTTTTGGCTTAATCAGTTACATGTTATAACTCTCAAGCATCTAAAGAAAAAAGATTAACGACTGTCTATACAGAgtcctttttctctctcttattattTCATCCATTTATTATCGCCAGTGatttgtaatttttctgtttatCATTCACAGGTTATCAAACAGATCTGTCAGATTCAGAGCCAAAGTCACCACTCCACTCAAGGAACAAGTCTTAGAATGTATACTGGAAACACAAGCTTTGGGAGTAAATTCATACTTGTCAGGAACTAAGAGAGTCGAACTCCATTTACATAAATCAAGTGATAAAGCCACTAAAGAACAATATCAAAGCTACTTTCCAGACAAGATCAAAATCATAGGACATTGGGAAGTTTGAAGAAGATGCACACAGGGGAAAATAACAGTTACAAAAACACATGTTTAAGCATTGAAAACTTAAAAACACAAAGACGGATGTCAAGAACCTGAGAGGATCTGATTGTCTTTGCTGAAAGTCCAAGATTCTGTTTCCTCCGCATATAACCCGCTGGACTACTGATGCAACTGTGTGTGCCTTTTCTGCTTTTCAGAGGGTCCACCACTCTATGGTGGTGAGTTCTGGATATTACAGCTCTCAAGCCTACAAACCAAGTCTCAGCCTGCATTTTATCCTTGCAAATCTGAAAATGAAATATGGTTGTTAGCAAAACTAGAAATCATGCATGCTTGTACAACATCGCTCTATTAAACAAGACGTAATGTTTAATTTACCAGATCAAGAGTACGCTCGCCATTTCCATATATAAGTGATATGCACTGACTTTCCATCTCAGGCTGAAGAATTACCTTAATTAGAAAATGAAACATTCTTgtcaataaaagaaaatttcacaGTTTAAGTATATATCTTGAGAAACGTCATGCATATCAATATGTGTGGTAGCCTCACTGCTTACAGTACTTTGGCCGCGGATGATATTCGTGATTGAACTTAACCTCAGTTGGTTTTCCTTCTCACCAGAGTACCAAATCAAAAACTTTTCATCCTGGAAACAAAGATAAAACCTTATACTTCACCTACAGTAATTGAAACATGAAATGGCAATGATTCGGCCTGAGGTATGGTGATTAAAACTTTACCGCGGATAACCTTAGAGGGTAGAATTTGGGCTTCCCTCTTCTGCCATACTTTAAAAGATGTGCACCCTTCTTCAATGCAACTATTGCCTGGACATGATTGAGAGGGAAAGTAACattagagaaaaagaaaaagatgtgaGTGGAACAGGATATCTACTGATTAGCAAATTGTATGAACGACCCCGAAAAGACAACATAATTTCTCACTATACAATTTGCAAGAGATTATCTAACAGAAAATTATTAAATCTGCAGTTTGATTGACATGGCAGATAGAAGACTCATGAGACATTCATCAAAGGAAGATAATATTGGTAAGCTAACTTAAGCTACAAGAAGATTAAATGGTGTTATTGAATGACAAAAATAGTGGATATATATTATTCTAAAGAAactacaacacaacaacaacaacaacaaccaaaaaagAAAGTGAAGACTAAAAAAGGATTTATAGGAGGAACAAATATGGTAAATTGCTGCTTCCTCATGGAACAAAACAACAACTCAGAATACTTTGATCACACAAGTGTGCTTTTTAAAAATTTGTCCTTTTTCCCTTGTTAGTTAACACTACTACTAAAATTGAAGTGCCTAGCTGATCATTTGCTAAGcccaaaaacataaaagaaagggAATACAGCAAATCTCAAGAACCTAGCCCACTAAAAAAAGAAGAATTAGCTGACAGAAGAATTAAAATTGCAGAAATGAAagcaagaaaggaaaaaaaacttcAATCTGAGAAGGAAAAAAACCTGTTCAACAGCTCGATCAGAAGGAACAATGGCCACGTGTTCTTCACCCATTATGCCCAAGAATCACATGTAAGTGGAAGGGCTGAAGCAAAGAAACATAAGAATgacaacaaaagaagaaaaataggagaCAACTGACTGACAGTGGAAGCAGAGGAAgtagaatttagtatttcctcAGTAGAAAACCTTAAAGAACAGAAATGTTTTCTGGACAAAGAATTCAGAGGACACCCAGAAAATGCCTACTaatttaaagaatttttaaagCTTAGAAGTACTTGTAAAAGTATGCTAAATTGATCTGAAATGAACAAGACTAGTAGAAGTTGTTAAAATAAGAAAGTGTGTTTGGGGGGGTAtgaaaatgactttttctttcaattcattGATGTGATTCTACAATGAAgaatcaaaagcatttttttttaattaatgatTATATTCTTCCATTATGACTCTTCTTTCTCTTGGGGTTTCGTGCAAATACATAGaggaaataaaaataagaaatatgGTTTCTGAACTGATCTAATTGCACGTGTGTACGGTACGGAAATTAAATTCCATAAATACATGCTCTTTTagcctttttattttaattttttaagaaGTTACAATATACTCTACTTAACAATTAACACACGAGTAAGTATTTCTTTTAATGGAGTACATTTTATTAGGAAATACCATCAGTTGATACTAATAAAAATGGccataaaaataattcatttatTAATAAAGACAACGAATACAGATTTCATAAAATATTTGTGTGCACATTTGGTGTATACACCGAACTAAAAGAttgaatataaaaaaattataaatttaaaaagaaaagacaGATAATTTAACCACAGTTAAATggtaaaaatttatatgtgaAATATGTGTTGCCTACATTGATTTGCTGCATACACTGTTGCAAACAATTTTTCCCCAGAGTTTTCTTACTGTCTTTTAGCttttttggccaagcttctttttaaGACAAAAGCtctttttttgtcaaaaatatttttttctaaaattaagttGTTTGGCAaaacttttgaaagaaaaaaaaatattttgagcagaagcagttttggagagacagaaaaaagtaacttctcttcaaaaatacttttttgaaaaatatttttgagaaaatacacctagaagcagttttttaaaatttggtcaaacactaattgctactcaaaagtacttttcaaattaattagtcaaacacaacttttgagaaaaacacttttaaaaaaaaataatt
Proteins encoded in this window:
- the LOC107772149 gene encoding PH, RCC1 and FYVE domains-containing protein 1-like isoform X1, with product MGEEHVAIVPSDRAVEQAIVALKKGAHLLKYGRRGKPKFYPLRLSADEKFLIWYSGEKENQLRLSSITNIIRGQSTVILQPEMESQCISLIYGNGERTLDLICKDKMQAETWFVGLRAVISRTHHHRVVDPLKSRKGTHSCISSPAGYMRRKQNLGLSAKTIRSSQVRSLAGSPTHSFSERCFTDGLSCSSDSFFSESSLSSVHNVIENVTCSSYFESDNLTQKRASCAGTENQTDILAPFIPSTHESRPFGRNVLRDVFIWGEGADGGCFGDGEVKLDALSPKLLESTVMLDVQALSIGRSHASLVTKQGEVFCWGEGKNGRLGHKLDMDTARPKLVDSLNGVRVKSVTCGEYQTCALTFSGELYTWGDNSFGAELVGEKKKRSHWLPNRICGSLDGVKISYVACGEWHTAIVSTSGQLFTYGEGTFGVLGHGNLQSVAQPKEVELLRGLWVKNVACGPWHTAAVVEIIVDRLKFNNPGGKLFTWGDGDKGRLGHPGEERKLLPTCVAKLVDHDFIQVSCASTLTIALSSTGKVYTMGSAVHGQLGNPEAKDKSLVLVQGKLREEFVTEISSGSYHVAVLTSRGSVYTWGKGANGQLGLGDTKDRSWPTLVEALRERQVEHIACGSSSTAAICLHKSASSTDQSACKGCSMSFGITRKKQNCYNCGFLFCRTCCSKKTTNASLAPDKTKAFRVCDPCFHQLQRIAQSNRPSKLENRSPRPLLITQKAFIHEKVEQQEANTTSSRMMSTKKYFSENNQWFDRRATNSLGESTDFASLLDVFPRWGQVPCPEIFRRDYGGQMRTQNHYARNSLASASPTYLQQIHKERKLVPSTGVPMEENLSESDKILLEEVSKLRTQVESLKRLCEARKEKIQERQQKVEEAWSLAKEEASKSKAAKEVIKALTSRLQTMSESFFAGRETNDQAAANVLQTTSTCSDSQNHITGHRIVLPTCVPLAKAQPEDRNIDSLCSSPIVFSSTLRSFYNKENKVDSGSAEESYKGDDHCQVGLRTSKGEWVEQYQLGVFITLTVLPSGKKGLKRVRFSRKKFTEKEAKKWWQENQLSVYKKYDIEGYENLTQDLLKK
- the LOC107772149 gene encoding PH, RCC1 and FYVE domains-containing protein 1-like isoform X2, coding for MESQCISLIYGNGERTLDLICKDKMQAETWFVGLRAVISRTHHHRVVDPLKSRKGTHSCISSPAGYMRRKQNLGLSAKTIRSSQVRSLAGSPTHSFSERCFTDGLSCSSDSFFSESSLSSVHNVIENVTCSSYFESDNLTQKRASCAGTENQTDILAPFIPSTHESRPFGRNVLRDVFIWGEGADGGCFGDGEVKLDALSPKLLESTVMLDVQALSIGRSHASLVTKQGEVFCWGEGKNGRLGHKLDMDTARPKLVDSLNGVRVKSVTCGEYQTCALTFSGELYTWGDNSFGAELVGEKKKRSHWLPNRICGSLDGVKISYVACGEWHTAIVSTSGQLFTYGEGTFGVLGHGNLQSVAQPKEVELLRGLWVKNVACGPWHTAAVVEIIVDRLKFNNPGGKLFTWGDGDKGRLGHPGEERKLLPTCVAKLVDHDFIQVSCASTLTIALSSTGKVYTMGSAVHGQLGNPEAKDKSLVLVQGKLREEFVTEISSGSYHVAVLTSRGSVYTWGKGANGQLGLGDTKDRSWPTLVEALRERQVEHIACGSSSTAAICLHKSASSTDQSACKGCSMSFGITRKKQNCYNCGFLFCRTCCSKKTTNASLAPDKTKAFRVCDPCFHQLQRIAQSNRPSKLENRSPRPLLITQKAFIHEKVEQQEANTTSSRMMSTKKYFSENNQWFDRRATNSLGESTDFASLLDVFPRWGQVPCPEIFRRDYGGQMRTQNHYARNSLASASPTYLQQIHKERKLVPSTGVPMEENLSESDKILLEEVSKLRTQVESLKRLCEARKEKIQERQQKVEEAWSLAKEEASKSKAAKEVIKALTSRLQTMSESFFAGRETNDQAAANVLQTTSTCSDSQNHITGHRIVLPTCVPLAKAQPEDRNIDSLCSSPIVFSSTLRSFYNKENKVDSGSAEESYKGDDHCQVGLRTSKGEWVEQYQLGVFITLTVLPSGKKGLKRVRFSRKKFTEKEAKKWWQENQLSVYKKYDIEGYENLTQDLLKK